From Phragmites australis chromosome 5, lpPhrAust1.1, whole genome shotgun sequence, a single genomic window includes:
- the LOC133919078 gene encoding phosphoinositide phosphatase SAC7-like isoform X3 has translation MDGANDARPSSTLHTRLRIWEFPDCYIFEPIDGLADLYLSVSRASGTMKLVEELPPRGSSTNPKVQTVYGVIGVLKLAVGSYFLVITDRDCVGSYLGHTIFKVTGLKVLPCNNALSTSSAEQKKMETEFSELLDAAERTIGLYFSYDINLTLTAQRLYDLGDEYRSLPLWRQAEPRFLWNSYLLEPLIENKLDQYLLPVIQGSFQNIHAEVGSEKVNVTLIARRCTRRIGTRMWRRGADPEGHAANFVESEQIMQSKGFTASYVQIRGSIPFLWEQIVDLTYKPSFDIVRQEEAPRVLERHFHDLQKKYGAVLAVDLVNTGGGEGRLHEKYAKSIEPILSEDLRYVHFDFHRVCGHIHFERLSQLYEQIKDYLKKHRYFLINDKGEKIEEQTGTVRTNCIDCLDRTNVTQSMIGRQILESQLQRVGVLGVDDTISNHPAFDANYKILWANHGDAISIQYSGTPALKGDFVRYGKRTTQGILNDLRNALARYYLNNFVDGTNQDAMDLLQGHYMTSVSRDMAVPSKAGLLQSYASFRLAFALVLGALMFMMMSLRQARNDVRHLWLSLLWAGVCIGITHFVRANGRTFTNRPLFYQSRH, from the exons ATGGATGGGGCAAATGATGCACGCCCTTCATCTACACTTCACACAAGACTGAGAATATGGGAATTTCCTGACTGTTATATATTTGAACCGATTGATGGACTTGCTGACTTGTATTTGTCAGTTAGCCGAGCCAGTGGAACAATGAAACTAGTTGAAGAGTTGCCACCACGTGGATCCTCTACAAATCCTaaagttcaaacagtttatggTGTGATAGGAGTGCTCAAACTTGCAGTTGGATCATATTTTCTGGTGATCACGGACCGTGATTGTGTGGGATCCTACTTGGGACACACAATTTTTAAAGTGACAGGACTCAAAGTTCTTCCTTGCAATAATGCACTGAGCACTTCTTCTGCCGAGCAG AAAAAAATGGAAACAGAATTTTCGGAACTCCTGGATGCTGCAGAGAGGACTATAGGCCTTTACTTCTCCTACGATATTAACTTAACACTTAC TGCACAGAGGCTATATGATCTAGGTGATGAATATAGATCACTTCCCCTTTGGAGACAG GCAGAACCAAGATTTCTATGGAACAGTTACTTGTTAGAACCTCTAATTGAGAACAAA CTGGACCAGTACTTATTGCCAGTAATTCAAGGCA GTTTTCAAAATATCCATGCAGAAGTTGGGTCAGAGAAGGTAAATGTGACCCTAATTGCACGTAGGTGCACGCGGAGGATAG gtaCTCGAATGTGGAGACGAGGAGCTGATCCAGAGGGACATGCTGCAAACTTTGTTGAATCAGAACAGATAATGCAATCAAAAGGGTTTACCGCATCCTATGTACAA ATTCGAGGTTCTATACCATTCTTGTGGGAGCAGATTGTTGATTTGACATATAAACCTAGCTTTGACATTGTTAGACAAGAGGAGGCG CCTCGTGTACTTGAGCGGCACTTCCATGATTTGCAAAAGAAATATGGAGCTGTCTTGGCTGTTGATCTTGTCAATACA GGTGGTGGTGAAGGTCGCCTCCatgaaaaatatgcaaaatCTATCGAACCTATTCTCAGTGAAGATTTAAG ATATGTGCACTTCGACTTCCACCGAGTTTGTGGTCATATTCACTTTGAACGCCTTTCTCAGCTGTATGAACAGATCAAGGACTATCTTAAGAAACATAG GTACTTTCTTATAAATGATAAAGGCGAGAAAATTGAGGAGCAGACTGGCACTGTGAGAACAAATTGTATCGATTGTTTGGATCGCACCAATGTAACTCAG AGCATGATTGGGAGACAAATTCTGGAAAGCCAGCTCCAACGAGTAGGAGTTCTTGGTGTTGATGATACAATAAGCAATCATCCAGCCTTCGATGCAAACTACAAAATTT TGTGGGCCAATCATGGAGATGCAATAAGCATTCAGTACTCTGGAACTCCTGCTCTGAAGGGAGATTTTGTTCG GTACGGAAAGCGAACTACTCAGGGAATTCTGAATGATCTGCGGAATGCACTTGCTAGATACTACTTGAACAACTTTGTTGATGGTACTAATCAG GATGCCATGGATCTTCTTCAAGGACATTACATGACATCTGTTAGTCGAGACATGGCAGTGCCAAGCAAAGCGGGACTTCTACAGAGTTATGCG TCCTTCCGCCTTGCTTTTGCATTGGTTCTGGGAGCTCTAATGTTCATGATGATGTCACTAAGACAAG CCCGGAATGATGTTCGCCATTTGTGGCTATCACTTCTGTGGGCTGGTGTTTGTATTGGCATCACACATTTTGTCAGAGCCAATGGTCGGACATTCACTAACCGACCTCTGTTTTACCAGTCACGCCATTGA
- the LOC133919078 gene encoding phosphoinositide phosphatase SAC7-like isoform X1: MASCGALVTGCILSVCRRVNSRIHGSRSLPSWQNRVSPSASKTRLPCSVTRHLFGCAGTRSHLTVAQAEGYPSMDGANDARPSSTLHTRLRIWEFPDCYIFEPIDGLADLYLSVSRASGTMKLVEELPPRGSSTNPKVQTVYGVIGVLKLAVGSYFLVITDRDCVGSYLGHTIFKVTGLKVLPCNNALSTSSAEQKKMETEFSELLDAAERTIGLYFSYDINLTLTAQRLYDLGDEYRSLPLWRQAEPRFLWNSYLLEPLIENKLDQYLLPVIQGSFQNIHAEVGSEKVNVTLIARRCTRRIGTRMWRRGADPEGHAANFVESEQIMQSKGFTASYVQIRGSIPFLWEQIVDLTYKPSFDIVRQEEAPRVLERHFHDLQKKYGAVLAVDLVNTGGGEGRLHEKYAKSIEPILSEDLRYVHFDFHRVCGHIHFERLSQLYEQIKDYLKKHRYFLINDKGEKIEEQTGTVRTNCIDCLDRTNVTQSMIGRQILESQLQRVGVLGVDDTISNHPAFDANYKILWANHGDAISIQYSGTPALKGDFVRYGKRTTQGILNDLRNALARYYLNNFVDGTNQDAMDLLQGHYMTSVSRDMAVPSKAGLLQSYASFRLAFALVLGALMFMMMSLRQARNDVRHLWLSLLWAGVCIGITHFVRANGRTFTNRPLFYQSRH, translated from the exons ATGGCTAGCTGTGGTGCTCTAGTTACAGGATGCATTCTTTCGGTTTGCCGGCGTGTTAATAGCAGAATTCATGGCAGTAGATCTCTTCCTTCTTGGCAGAATCGTGTTAGCCCCAGTGCCTCCAAAACTCGTTTGCCCTGCTCCGTCACACGCCACTTGTTCGGCTGCGCAGGCACTCGCAGCCATCTTACAGTTGCCCAAGCTGAAG GGTATCCCAGCATGGATGGGGCAAATGATGCACGCCCTTCATCTACACTTCACACAAGACTGAGAATATGGGAATTTCCTGACTGTTATATATTTGAACCGATTGATGGACTTGCTGACTTGTATTTGTCAGTTAGCCGAGCCAGTGGAACAATGAAACTAGTTGAAGAGTTGCCACCACGTGGATCCTCTACAAATCCTaaagttcaaacagtttatggTGTGATAGGAGTGCTCAAACTTGCAGTTGGATCATATTTTCTGGTGATCACGGACCGTGATTGTGTGGGATCCTACTTGGGACACACAATTTTTAAAGTGACAGGACTCAAAGTTCTTCCTTGCAATAATGCACTGAGCACTTCTTCTGCCGAGCAG AAAAAAATGGAAACAGAATTTTCGGAACTCCTGGATGCTGCAGAGAGGACTATAGGCCTTTACTTCTCCTACGATATTAACTTAACACTTAC TGCACAGAGGCTATATGATCTAGGTGATGAATATAGATCACTTCCCCTTTGGAGACAG GCAGAACCAAGATTTCTATGGAACAGTTACTTGTTAGAACCTCTAATTGAGAACAAA CTGGACCAGTACTTATTGCCAGTAATTCAAGGCA GTTTTCAAAATATCCATGCAGAAGTTGGGTCAGAGAAGGTAAATGTGACCCTAATTGCACGTAGGTGCACGCGGAGGATAG gtaCTCGAATGTGGAGACGAGGAGCTGATCCAGAGGGACATGCTGCAAACTTTGTTGAATCAGAACAGATAATGCAATCAAAAGGGTTTACCGCATCCTATGTACAA ATTCGAGGTTCTATACCATTCTTGTGGGAGCAGATTGTTGATTTGACATATAAACCTAGCTTTGACATTGTTAGACAAGAGGAGGCG CCTCGTGTACTTGAGCGGCACTTCCATGATTTGCAAAAGAAATATGGAGCTGTCTTGGCTGTTGATCTTGTCAATACA GGTGGTGGTGAAGGTCGCCTCCatgaaaaatatgcaaaatCTATCGAACCTATTCTCAGTGAAGATTTAAG ATATGTGCACTTCGACTTCCACCGAGTTTGTGGTCATATTCACTTTGAACGCCTTTCTCAGCTGTATGAACAGATCAAGGACTATCTTAAGAAACATAG GTACTTTCTTATAAATGATAAAGGCGAGAAAATTGAGGAGCAGACTGGCACTGTGAGAACAAATTGTATCGATTGTTTGGATCGCACCAATGTAACTCAG AGCATGATTGGGAGACAAATTCTGGAAAGCCAGCTCCAACGAGTAGGAGTTCTTGGTGTTGATGATACAATAAGCAATCATCCAGCCTTCGATGCAAACTACAAAATTT TGTGGGCCAATCATGGAGATGCAATAAGCATTCAGTACTCTGGAACTCCTGCTCTGAAGGGAGATTTTGTTCG GTACGGAAAGCGAACTACTCAGGGAATTCTGAATGATCTGCGGAATGCACTTGCTAGATACTACTTGAACAACTTTGTTGATGGTACTAATCAG GATGCCATGGATCTTCTTCAAGGACATTACATGACATCTGTTAGTCGAGACATGGCAGTGCCAAGCAAAGCGGGACTTCTACAGAGTTATGCG TCCTTCCGCCTTGCTTTTGCATTGGTTCTGGGAGCTCTAATGTTCATGATGATGTCACTAAGACAAG CCCGGAATGATGTTCGCCATTTGTGGCTATCACTTCTGTGGGCTGGTGTTTGTATTGGCATCACACATTTTGTCAGAGCCAATGGTCGGACATTCACTAACCGACCTCTGTTTTACCAGTCACGCCATTGA
- the LOC133919078 gene encoding phosphoinositide phosphatase SAC7-like isoform X2, whose protein sequence is MASCGALVTGCILSVCRRVNSRIHGSRSLPSWQNRVSPSASKTRLPCSVTRHLFGCAGTRSHLTVAQAEGYPSMDGANDARPSSTLHTRLRIWEFPDCYIFEPIDGLADLYLSVSRASGTMKLVEELPPRGSSTNPKVQTVYGVIGVLKLAVGSYFLVITDRDCVGSYLGHTIFKVTGLKVLPCNNALSTSSAEQKKMETEFSELLDAAERTIGLYFSYDINLTLTAQRLYDLGDEYRSLPLWRQAEPRFLWNSYLLEPLIENKLDQYLLPVIQGSFQNIHAEVGSEKVNVTLIARRCTRRIGTRMWRRGADPEGHAANFVESEQIMQSKGFTASYVQIRGSIPFLWEQIVDLTYKPSFDIVRQEEAPRVLERHFHDLQKKYGAVLAVDLVNTGGGEGRLHEKYAKSIEPILSEDLRYVHFDFHRVCGHIHFERLSQLYEQIKDYLKKHRYFLINDKGEKIEEQTGTVRTNCIDCLDRTNVTQSMIGRQILESQLQRVGVLGVDDTISNHPAFDANYKILWANHGDAISIQYSGTPALKGDFVRYGKRTTQGILNDLRNALARYYLNNFVDGTNQDAMDLLQGHYMTSVSRDMAVPSKAGLLQSYAVGTICYSPSALLLHWFWEL, encoded by the exons ATGGCTAGCTGTGGTGCTCTAGTTACAGGATGCATTCTTTCGGTTTGCCGGCGTGTTAATAGCAGAATTCATGGCAGTAGATCTCTTCCTTCTTGGCAGAATCGTGTTAGCCCCAGTGCCTCCAAAACTCGTTTGCCCTGCTCCGTCACACGCCACTTGTTCGGCTGCGCAGGCACTCGCAGCCATCTTACAGTTGCCCAAGCTGAAG GGTATCCCAGCATGGATGGGGCAAATGATGCACGCCCTTCATCTACACTTCACACAAGACTGAGAATATGGGAATTTCCTGACTGTTATATATTTGAACCGATTGATGGACTTGCTGACTTGTATTTGTCAGTTAGCCGAGCCAGTGGAACAATGAAACTAGTTGAAGAGTTGCCACCACGTGGATCCTCTACAAATCCTaaagttcaaacagtttatggTGTGATAGGAGTGCTCAAACTTGCAGTTGGATCATATTTTCTGGTGATCACGGACCGTGATTGTGTGGGATCCTACTTGGGACACACAATTTTTAAAGTGACAGGACTCAAAGTTCTTCCTTGCAATAATGCACTGAGCACTTCTTCTGCCGAGCAG AAAAAAATGGAAACAGAATTTTCGGAACTCCTGGATGCTGCAGAGAGGACTATAGGCCTTTACTTCTCCTACGATATTAACTTAACACTTAC TGCACAGAGGCTATATGATCTAGGTGATGAATATAGATCACTTCCCCTTTGGAGACAG GCAGAACCAAGATTTCTATGGAACAGTTACTTGTTAGAACCTCTAATTGAGAACAAA CTGGACCAGTACTTATTGCCAGTAATTCAAGGCA GTTTTCAAAATATCCATGCAGAAGTTGGGTCAGAGAAGGTAAATGTGACCCTAATTGCACGTAGGTGCACGCGGAGGATAG gtaCTCGAATGTGGAGACGAGGAGCTGATCCAGAGGGACATGCTGCAAACTTTGTTGAATCAGAACAGATAATGCAATCAAAAGGGTTTACCGCATCCTATGTACAA ATTCGAGGTTCTATACCATTCTTGTGGGAGCAGATTGTTGATTTGACATATAAACCTAGCTTTGACATTGTTAGACAAGAGGAGGCG CCTCGTGTACTTGAGCGGCACTTCCATGATTTGCAAAAGAAATATGGAGCTGTCTTGGCTGTTGATCTTGTCAATACA GGTGGTGGTGAAGGTCGCCTCCatgaaaaatatgcaaaatCTATCGAACCTATTCTCAGTGAAGATTTAAG ATATGTGCACTTCGACTTCCACCGAGTTTGTGGTCATATTCACTTTGAACGCCTTTCTCAGCTGTATGAACAGATCAAGGACTATCTTAAGAAACATAG GTACTTTCTTATAAATGATAAAGGCGAGAAAATTGAGGAGCAGACTGGCACTGTGAGAACAAATTGTATCGATTGTTTGGATCGCACCAATGTAACTCAG AGCATGATTGGGAGACAAATTCTGGAAAGCCAGCTCCAACGAGTAGGAGTTCTTGGTGTTGATGATACAATAAGCAATCATCCAGCCTTCGATGCAAACTACAAAATTT TGTGGGCCAATCATGGAGATGCAATAAGCATTCAGTACTCTGGAACTCCTGCTCTGAAGGGAGATTTTGTTCG GTACGGAAAGCGAACTACTCAGGGAATTCTGAATGATCTGCGGAATGCACTTGCTAGATACTACTTGAACAACTTTGTTGATGGTACTAATCAG GATGCCATGGATCTTCTTCAAGGACATTACATGACATCTGTTAGTCGAGACATGGCAGTGCCAAGCAAAGCGGGACTTCTACAGAGTTATGCGGTGGGTACAATTTGCTATAG TCCTTCCGCCTTGCTTTTGCATTGGTTCTGGGAGCTCTAA
- the LOC133919080 gene encoding uncharacterized protein LOC133919080 yields MEDDFTFPAPGGGRHDDGPAALPATHLGRIQLPGVAAPGAPPLWPFAAPPVGAAATVKEEEAPAPASGRGDAREEEEERELERLVAADEERMDLLLEGAAAATAPASRSGGRVGAQLPERRAEAEEEQKARTAAADAERMDLLWESFNEELLLRRAGSKAAADHPDGVARPGLEDQGSHFCHSPSDAESEETSSSERRYGCAPTMLRASSRAGGAGHFCSSPRRRSRGRGTAAAGGWALLLRLFRRLLAVDKTASRPHSIYVP; encoded by the coding sequence ATGGAGGACGACTTCACCTTCCCGGCGCCGGGAGGGGGACGCCACGACGACGGCCCGGCGGCGCTGCCCGCCACCCACCTCGGCAGGATACAGCTTCCCGGCGTTGCAGCTCCAGGCGCGCCCCCTCTGTGGCCGTTCGCGGCCCCGCCCGTCGGCGCTGCAGCGACGGTGAAGGAAGAAGAGGCTCCGGCGCCAGCGTCAGGGAGAGGAGAcgcgcgggaggaggaggaggagcgggagctGGAGCGTCTCGTGGCCGCCGACGAGGAGAGGATGGACCTTCTGTTGGAGGGCGCCGCCGCAGCGACGGCCCCGGCGTCAAGGAGCGGCGGGCGTGTAGGTGCACAGCTGCCAGAGCGCCGTgccgaggcagaggaggagcagaaggcGCGCACGGCCGCTGCCGACGCGGAGAGGATGGACCTGCTGTGGGAGAGCTTCAACGAGGAGCTCCTCCTGCGGCGCGCAGGCTCCAAGGCCGCCGCCGATCATCCCGACGGAGTGGCCCGGCCGGGGCTAGAAGACCAAGGCTCGCACTTCTGCCACTCGCCGTCGGACGCCGAGTCCGAGGAGACGTCGTCGTCGGAGCGGCGGTACGGGTGCGCGCCCACGATGCTGAGGGCGTCGTCGCGGGCCGGCGGGGCCGGGCACTTCTGCAGTAGCCCCCGCCGACGGAGCCGGGGCCGCgggacggcggcggcagggGGGTGGGCGCTGCTGCTGAGGCTCTTCCGGAGGCTGCTCGCCGTCGACAAGACGGCGTCCCGCCCCCACAGCATCTACGTACCATGA